The following coding sequences lie in one Cyanobacterium sp. Dongsha4 genomic window:
- a CDS encoding NADH-quinone oxidoreductase subunit M, whose translation MINLLLIFPILGAIIIAILPPQKESHISKSIALITSAIAFFISIIIALNFDYQAVGLQQSLSLEWLPFLGLNYTVGIDGLSLPLIILNCLTVTLTFYNGELDSKTLNKPKLYYILILLLTTCVNGSLIAQNLLLFFIFYEIKLVPIYLLISIWGRDKRNYAATKYLLYTAFSGIFLLTGFLGLNFLTNANSFDIEMISSEVLPQAKQILLLLAIVISFAIKIPIFPFHTWLPDAYTESSTPLSMLLGGVISKLGTYGLIRFGLQLFPDVWGNVSPYLAILAVVSAIYGSLVAISQTDIKKMVAYASLAHINFVVLATAAGSSLSILGAICQMFAHGLIVALLFHLVGIIEAKTGTRELSELHGLMNPYRGLPFVGGLMIAAVMASAGIPGMIGFIGEFLSFQGSFSVFPIYTLVCLIATGLTAVYFVILLNRVFFGRMENKTGYLPKVESFERLPAVILAVMIIFFGLQPSFLTNLSVNTSSAISITVPSVTAQSVAPQTALFQ comes from the coding sequence ATGATTAATTTGTTGTTAATTTTTCCGATTTTAGGGGCGATTATAATTGCTATTTTGCCCCCGCAGAAAGAGAGTCATATTTCCAAAAGCATTGCTTTAATAACAAGTGCGATCGCATTTTTTATTAGTATAATAATAGCCCTAAATTTTGATTATCAAGCAGTAGGATTACAACAGTCTTTATCCTTAGAATGGTTACCCTTTTTAGGCTTGAATTATACCGTAGGAATAGACGGCTTATCTTTACCCTTAATTATTCTCAATTGTCTAACTGTAACCTTGACATTTTACAACGGAGAATTAGATAGTAAAACTCTTAATAAGCCCAAACTTTATTACATCCTCATTTTACTTTTAACTACCTGTGTTAATGGTTCATTAATCGCCCAAAATCTACTATTATTTTTCATATTTTATGAAATTAAATTAGTGCCGATTTACCTTTTAATTTCCATTTGGGGTAGAGATAAAAGAAACTATGCGGCAACAAAATATTTATTATATACAGCCTTCTCTGGTATCTTTCTACTGACTGGTTTTTTAGGTTTAAATTTTCTTACCAATGCCAATAGTTTTGACATTGAGATGATTTCCAGCGAAGTCTTACCCCAAGCAAAACAGATACTTTTACTTTTAGCTATTGTCATTAGTTTTGCCATCAAAATTCCTATATTCCCCTTCCACACATGGCTACCTGATGCCTATACCGAATCCTCAACCCCTTTATCTATGTTATTAGGGGGAGTTATCTCAAAATTAGGCACTTACGGTTTAATTCGTTTTGGTTTACAACTATTTCCAGATGTTTGGGGTAATGTATCACCTTATTTAGCCATTTTAGCGGTAGTCAGTGCTATTTACGGCTCATTAGTAGCAATTTCCCAAACAGACATCAAAAAAATGGTTGCCTATGCCTCTCTCGCCCATATCAATTTTGTGGTGTTAGCGACGGCCGCAGGTTCATCTTTGAGTATATTAGGCGCAATTTGTCAAATGTTTGCTCACGGTTTGATAGTGGCTTTGCTATTCCATTTAGTAGGCATTATCGAAGCGAAAACAGGCACAAGGGAATTATCAGAATTACATGGTTTAATGAATCCCTATCGAGGTTTACCTTTTGTGGGGGGTTTAATGATTGCCGCCGTAATGGCTAGTGCTGGAATTCCGGGGATGATTGGTTTTATCGGAGAATTTCTTTCTTTTCAGGGTAGCTTTAGTGTTTTCCCTATTTATACCCTAGTTTGCTTAATTGCAACAGGTTTAACTGCTGTTTACTTTGTCATTCTCCTCAACCGTGTTTTCTTTGGCAGAATGGAGAATAAGACAGGGTATTTACCGAAAGTAGAATCTTTTGAGCGTTTACCCGCAGTTATTTTGGCGGTGATGATTATTTTCTTCGGCTTACAGCCTTCTTTTTTAACTAATCTTAGCGTTAATACTAGCAGTGCTATCAGTATCACTGTGCCTTCAGTGACTGCACAAAGTGTGGCACCGCAAACGGCACTTTTTCAGTAA
- a CDS encoding fasciclin domain-containing protein yields MPTIVDIAVNNDNFKTLVAAVQAANLVDVLQSEGPFTVFAPTDDAFAKLPPGTVTTLVQNPPQLARILTYHVVAGKLMKTDLEKVDAVTSVEGSPITVDCSDSFEVKNATVIMADIEADNGVIHVIDNVILMG; encoded by the coding sequence ATGCCTACCATCGTTGATATTGCCGTTAATAACGATAACTTTAAAACTTTAGTTGCCGCAGTTCAAGCCGCTAACCTAGTGGATGTGTTACAAAGTGAAGGACCTTTTACCGTGTTTGCCCCTACCGATGATGCTTTTGCGAAACTACCTCCCGGCACAGTTACCACTTTAGTACAAAATCCTCCTCAACTGGCTCGAATCTTAACTTATCATGTGGTTGCAGGAAAACTCATGAAAACTGATTTAGAAAAAGTTGACGCTGTCACCTCTGTGGAGGGTTCACCAATTACTGTTGATTGTAGTGATAGTTTTGAGGTAAAAAATGCAACAGTCATTATGGCGGATATTGAAGCTGATAACGGAGTCATTCATGTGATTGATAATGTTATTTTGATGGGGTAG
- a CDS encoding metallophosphoesterase family protein gives MNIRFAIASDLHIALPETIDAEAKRFHLTQFSIPALEVVLQHLQNLNLDFLLLPGDLTQDGEILNHCWLKTQLEKLPFPVYVIPGNHDIPSINGNEDIIAFQDFPLYYQKCGYQSATKNLDYTCEIAPNLQLVALNSNNFDRGGKQQGYLKDEQFSWLEQTLANLTDKLVLLMIHHNVIEHLPQQSTHILGRRYMLDNAPRLLSILEKYGVKLIFTGHLHIQDVAKYGDIQEITTGSLITYPHPYRILSLTRDRLIIESHHITKLPEMDNLAEFSQKWMGDRSFSFMMMMLTSPPLNLKEEEAKKYAPILRNFWADIAHGDKQFDFPQFPPEINKYFQAFGAVDEQGKPVKKDNNTIIEL, from the coding sequence ATGAATATTCGTTTTGCTATTGCTAGTGATTTACATATTGCCTTGCCAGAAACTATTGATGCTGAGGCTAAACGTTTTCATTTAACTCAATTCAGCATACCAGCCTTAGAAGTAGTTTTACAACATCTCCAAAATCTGAATTTAGATTTTCTTCTTTTGCCGGGGGATTTAACTCAAGATGGGGAAATACTTAATCATTGTTGGCTGAAGACTCAACTGGAAAAATTACCCTTCCCTGTGTATGTGATACCGGGTAATCATGATATACCTAGCATAAATGGCAATGAAGATATAATTGCTTTTCAAGATTTTCCTCTGTATTATCAAAAGTGCGGTTATCAGAGTGCGACAAAGAATCTTGACTATACTTGTGAGATTGCACCCAATTTACAGTTAGTAGCTTTAAATTCTAACAATTTCGATCGAGGTGGTAAACAGCAAGGGTATTTAAAAGATGAGCAATTTTCATGGTTAGAACAAACTTTAGCTAATCTTACCGATAAATTAGTTTTGTTGATGATACATCATAATGTAATTGAGCATTTACCTCAACAGTCAACTCATATTCTCGGAAGACGATATATGTTAGATAATGCCCCTCGTTTATTGTCTATTTTAGAAAAGTATGGAGTAAAGTTGATTTTTACAGGACATTTACATATTCAAGATGTTGCTAAGTATGGGGATATACAAGAAATTACTACTGGCTCATTAATCACCTACCCTCATCCTTACCGCATTCTGTCATTGACACGGGACAGGCTAATTATTGAGTCTCATCATATCACAAAACTGCCGGAAATGGATAATTTAGCCGAATTTTCTCAAAAATGGATGGGCGATCGCTCTTTTTCTTTTATGATGATGATGTTAACCTCTCCTCCTCTCAATCTCAAAGAAGAGGAAGCGAAAAAGTATGCACCTATATTAAGAAATTTTTGGGCTGACATTGCCCATGGTGATAAACAATTTGACTTTCCCCAATTTCCCCCAGAAATAAATAAATATTTTCAAGCATTTGGTGCTGTCGATGAACAGGGAAAACCCGTTAAGAAGGATAATAATACTATAATTGAACTGTGA
- the bioA gene encoding adenosylmethionine--8-amino-7-oxononanoate transaminase encodes MSDNLSNHFSQELLDFDRNHIWHPYTSLINPLPTYPIVCAEGVRLIMDNGKQLIDGMSSWWTAIHGYNVPELNQVANEQLQKMSHVMFGGITHKPAILLCQKLVEITPKGLDKVFLADSGSVSVEVALKMAIQFQHSLGQPQKNKFMTIRRGYHGDTTGAMSVCDPEGGMHHLFRDFLPKHFFIDKPQKRFGETYEEEEFFFLEEFFRLHSHQCAGFILEPIVQGAGGMWFYSSQFLGKIKSLCEAHDMLLIADEIATGFGRTGKLFACEHAGISPDILCLGKALTGGYMTLAATICTQRVAETICRGEAGVFMHGPTFMANPLACAIASKSIELLLNSDWQSRILTIEKELKQGLSKAKTLEKVKDVRVLGAIGVIELHQPVNVAHAQKFFVEKGVWIRPFRNLIYIMPPYIINQKDLRLLTSTMVDYCQKINTLVN; translated from the coding sequence ATGAGTGACAATTTATCTAATCATTTTAGTCAAGAATTATTGGATTTCGATCGCAATCATATTTGGCATCCCTACACGTCATTAATTAATCCTTTACCCACTTATCCCATTGTCTGTGCCGAAGGAGTGAGGTTAATAATGGATAATGGGAAACAACTTATCGATGGAATGTCTAGTTGGTGGACTGCAATTCATGGGTATAACGTGCCAGAATTAAATCAGGTGGCAAATGAGCAGTTACAGAAAATGTCTCATGTTATGTTCGGAGGGATTACCCATAAACCAGCCATCTTACTATGTCAAAAATTGGTGGAAATTACCCCAAAGGGTTTAGATAAAGTTTTTTTAGCGGATTCGGGTTCGGTTTCCGTAGAAGTAGCTCTGAAAATGGCGATACAATTTCAACACTCCCTAGGGCAACCCCAGAAAAATAAGTTTATGACCATTAGAAGGGGCTATCATGGTGATACAACGGGAGCAATGTCTGTATGTGATCCTGAAGGGGGTATGCACCACTTATTTAGGGATTTTTTACCGAAACATTTTTTTATAGACAAGCCTCAAAAAAGATTTGGCGAAACCTATGAGGAGGAGGAGTTTTTTTTCTTAGAAGAATTTTTCCGTCTTCATAGTCATCAATGTGCAGGTTTTATTTTAGAGCCGATTGTGCAAGGGGCGGGGGGAATGTGGTTTTATTCTTCTCAATTTTTAGGGAAAATAAAAAGTCTGTGCGAAGCCCATGATATGCTTCTAATTGCCGATGAAATCGCCACTGGTTTTGGGAGAACGGGAAAACTGTTTGCTTGTGAACACGCTGGTATTTCTCCTGATATTCTTTGTCTGGGAAAAGCCTTAACGGGGGGTTATATGACTCTTGCGGCGACTATTTGCACCCAACGGGTAGCGGAAACTATTTGTCGGGGAGAAGCGGGTGTATTCATGCACGGTCCTACTTTTATGGCTAATCCTTTGGCTTGTGCGATCGCATCTAAAAGTATTGAATTATTATTGAATTCTGATTGGCAATCTAGGATATTAACCATTGAAAAAGAGTTAAAACAAGGGCTGAGTAAAGCAAAAACCCTAGAAAAGGTGAAAGATGTTAGAGTATTAGGTGCGATCGGTGTAATCGAACTTCATCAACCCGTTAATGTTGCCCATGCTCAAAAATTCTTTGTAGAAAAAGGGGTTTGGATTAGACCATTCAGAAATTTAATTTATATTATGCCTCCCTATATTATCAACCAAAAGGATCTCAGATTATTAACTTCTACTATGGTTGACTATTGCCAAAAAATTAACACGTTGGTGAATTAA
- a CDS encoding CO2 hydration protein — MKTATKIPPSTHEFAEVIHRLEAGGSMLPDTPENLMQIIGIYKAYAIPMDFYWRDLLYIAERVFLNPLPFFKYFISQEYLDLPNHYAGDTADLRIWRGQASAHPELLAFMEKGETSKMPKLFHHLMHDRVNMEFAEACMRAMLWHGRDMGMGKFDAYLDSDEYKANADKAIKAYFKGNPLMLGLYKLFPEMFLEQVRQLSYYANLGLFWEIMTAVFLEMSDIYDEGGFKGVPDAMDFLVNGIFAIAGRPIYHHVYIKGECYEIIPKSKGFTWLYEAALPYVEAVFYRTAPFRGTKSYNAQAHQVPHEQKDFHYGILYADVFPVGSAGIPPTLLMDDMLHFLPDYLVEYYQKHCRGEDDMLIQLGVTFQRSMYNVTSAVIQALRTALLYPLDDDNPKHLMKNRQFFEMQMDRFKRPEARLRDIQSQDYR; from the coding sequence ATGAAAACAGCAACAAAAATTCCTCCTTCCACTCACGAATTTGCCGAAGTTATCCATCGTTTGGAAGCTGGTGGCTCAATGTTACCAGATACCCCAGAAAATTTAATGCAAATTATCGGTATCTATAAGGCTTATGCTATCCCGATGGATTTTTACTGGCGTGATTTACTCTATATTGCCGAAAGAGTTTTTCTTAATCCCCTTCCTTTCTTTAAATATTTTATTTCTCAAGAGTATCTCGATTTACCTAATCATTACGCTGGAGATACTGCCGATTTGAGAATATGGCGAGGGCAAGCTAGCGCCCATCCTGAATTACTTGCCTTCATGGAAAAAGGAGAAACAAGTAAAATGCCTAAATTATTCCATCATTTGATGCACGATCGCGTTAATATGGAGTTTGCTGAGGCTTGTATGCGGGCGATGTTATGGCATGGTAGAGATATGGGTATGGGCAAGTTTGACGCTTATCTCGACAGTGATGAGTATAAAGCCAATGCTGATAAAGCCATTAAAGCCTATTTCAAGGGCAATCCTCTGATGTTAGGCTTATATAAATTATTCCCTGAAATGTTCCTAGAACAAGTACGCCAACTATCCTATTATGCTAATCTGGGTTTATTCTGGGAAATTATGACCGCAGTATTTCTGGAAATGTCAGATATTTACGATGAAGGCGGTTTTAAAGGAGTGCCAGATGCCATGGATTTTCTGGTTAACGGCATATTTGCGATCGCAGGTCGTCCCATATATCATCATGTATATATAAAAGGGGAATGCTATGAGATTATACCCAAATCCAAAGGCTTTACATGGTTATACGAAGCCGCCCTTCCCTATGTAGAAGCGGTATTTTATCGCACCGCCCCCTTTCGAGGTACAAAATCTTACAATGCCCAAGCCCATCAAGTACCCCACGAACAAAAAGACTTCCATTATGGTATTCTCTATGCAGATGTTTTCCCCGTTGGTAGTGCAGGAATTCCCCCCACATTACTAATGGATGATATGTTGCATTTTCTCCCTGACTATTTGGTGGAATACTATCAAAAACACTGTCGAGGGGAAGATGATATGTTAATTCAATTAGGGGTAACATTTCAACGATCAATGTATAATGTTACTTCGGCGGTAATCCAAGCATTACGCACCGCTCTTTTGTATCCCCTTGATGACGATAATCCCAAGCACTTAATGAAAAATCGTCAATTTTTTGAAATGCAAATGGATAGATTTAAGCGCCCAGAAGCAAGATTAAGGGATATTCAATCTCAAGATTACCGTTAA
- the trmB gene encoding tRNA (guanosine(46)-N7)-methyltransferase TrmB, producing the protein MARVRVRQHVNPLSSKYQQSISFPDWSQVYSNLSLPFYLDLGCARGRFLLQMAQQYPEKNYLGIEIREALVDEANEMKTDHNLTNLHYLFANINSSLEQLLTSLPPNSLELVMIQFPDPWFKKKHHKRRVVQPEIVKILAKFLRKDGRIFIQSDIKELAEEMCQIFLENPNFISLSPDIWLSENPLGIMTEREIATLNKGENVYRAVMMMK; encoded by the coding sequence TTGGCTAGAGTGAGAGTGCGTCAACACGTTAATCCCCTAAGTAGTAAATATCAACAATCTATTTCTTTCCCTGATTGGAGTCAAGTATATTCTAATCTATCCTTGCCTTTTTATCTTGATTTAGGTTGTGCAAGGGGGCGTTTTTTATTACAGATGGCACAACAATATCCTGAGAAAAACTATTTGGGTATAGAAATCAGAGAGGCTTTAGTGGATGAAGCTAATGAGATGAAAACTGATCATAATCTTACCAATCTTCATTATCTATTCGCTAATATTAATTCTTCTTTAGAACAACTATTGACTTCTTTACCTCCGAATAGTTTAGAATTAGTTATGATTCAATTTCCTGATCCTTGGTTTAAGAAGAAACATCATAAGCGTAGAGTGGTACAACCTGAGATAGTGAAAATTTTAGCTAAATTTTTGAGAAAGGATGGACGTATTTTTATTCAATCTGACATAAAAGAATTAGCAGAGGAAATGTGCCAGATATTTTTAGAAAATCCTAATTTTATCTCTCTCTCCCCTGATATTTGGTTGTCAGAAAATCCTTTAGGAATAATGACAGAAAGGGAAATTGCTACCTTGAATAAAGGTGAAAATGTTTATCGTGCAGTTATGATGATGAAATAA
- a CDS encoding NAD(P)H-quinone oxidoreductase subunit F — translation MNFFSETIWFIPCYTLIGGLIALLWSPGIIRKTGSRPAGYVNIVMTSLAFIHSVVALYQIWEKPAQEFRFTWLEAAGVNISFDLQISSVSVGALALITGLNVLSQIYAIGYLEMDWGWARFYALMGFFEAGMCGLVLCNSLFFSYVYLEILTLGTYLLVGFWFAQPLVISGARDAFWTKRVGDILLLMGVIAIYPFSNTWNYNYLAFWAENSPIDSTLSTLLCLALISGPIAKCAQVPLQLWLDEAMEGPLPASILRNAIVVTVGAYVIIQLQPVLAMSPIASQALTIIGVITAILASLISIAQVDIKRVLSYIVSAYMGLVFIAVGTNHEKTALVLIAVYAVAMALLYMSIGAIIISNITQDLTQLGGLWKKRPLAGIAFLVGSFGLVAFPPLGGFWILPQLGNDFFVSQPWLVGVLLIVDALTAFSLLRTFCLIFLGDSKQMTVRSPEVLWAMVLPMMILTGVTLHLPLVLAQFNLISFQGNLNIFFSVSTLIGVVLAMLIYGKKPADKSVDIVPEFIRNFFANDLYIQDIYKVTIVGIVNVTAKLAYWFDRYIVDGVVNLVGLSTIFGGQALKYSTSGQSQLYIFSILLGLIFVAIIFGLTQF, via the coding sequence ATGAATTTTTTTAGTGAAACTATCTGGTTTATCCCTTGTTATACCCTGATTGGGGGCTTAATTGCACTATTATGGTCGCCCGGTATCATACGCAAAACGGGATCTCGCCCCGCAGGTTACGTTAACATTGTGATGACTTCTCTTGCGTTTATTCATAGCGTTGTTGCTTTGTACCAAATTTGGGAAAAACCTGCCCAAGAATTCCGGTTTACCTGGTTAGAAGCGGCAGGAGTAAACATTTCCTTTGATTTACAGATTTCTTCTGTGAGTGTCGGTGCTTTGGCATTGATTACGGGATTAAATGTTTTATCTCAAATTTATGCTATTGGTTATTTGGAAATGGATTGGGGATGGGCAAGATTTTACGCCCTCATGGGTTTCTTTGAAGCAGGGATGTGTGGTTTAGTCTTGTGTAATTCCCTTTTCTTTAGCTATGTCTATCTGGAAATTCTCACTCTTGGCACGTATTTATTGGTGGGGTTTTGGTTTGCACAACCTTTAGTTATTTCTGGGGCTAGAGATGCTTTTTGGACAAAGCGAGTGGGTGATATTCTATTATTGATGGGAGTAATTGCTATTTATCCTTTTTCTAATACATGGAATTATAATTATTTAGCTTTTTGGGCGGAAAATTCCCCCATCGATAGCACTCTTTCTACTTTACTTTGTTTAGCTCTGATTTCAGGTCCGATCGCAAAATGTGCCCAAGTACCGTTACAATTATGGTTAGATGAGGCGATGGAAGGCCCTTTACCTGCTTCTATCCTTCGGAATGCCATTGTGGTGACGGTTGGTGCTTATGTTATCATCCAGTTACAGCCTGTTTTGGCAATGTCTCCTATTGCATCCCAAGCATTAACAATTATTGGAGTCATAACTGCTATTTTAGCTAGTCTTATTTCTATTGCTCAAGTGGATATAAAACGAGTTTTATCCTATATTGTTAGTGCTTATATGGGGTTAGTTTTTATCGCTGTCGGCACAAATCACGAAAAAACGGCATTAGTTTTAATCGCAGTGTATGCAGTGGCAATGGCTTTGTTGTACATGAGCATCGGTGCAATTATTATTAGTAATATCACTCAGGATTTAACCCAATTGGGGGGATTATGGAAAAAACGCCCCTTAGCAGGTATTGCTTTTTTGGTGGGTAGTTTTGGTTTAGTGGCTTTTCCTCCTTTGGGTGGTTTCTGGATATTACCCCAGTTAGGAAATGATTTTTTTGTTTCTCAACCTTGGTTAGTAGGGGTGTTATTAATCGTCGATGCTTTAACGGCTTTTTCTCTCCTGCGAACTTTTTGCCTCATATTCTTAGGTGATTCCAAACAAATGACAGTGCGATCGCCTGAAGTTTTGTGGGCAATGGTATTACCAATGATGATTTTAACGGGAGTGACATTACATTTACCTTTAGTTTTAGCCCAATTTAATTTAATTAGTTTCCAAGGAAATTTAAACATTTTCTTTAGTGTTTCTACTTTAATTGGGGTGGTATTAGCAATGTTAATTTATGGCAAAAAACCAGCCGATAAAAGTGTTGATATAGTGCCTGAATTTATCCGTAATTTCTTTGCTAATGATTTATATATTCAAGACATTTATAAAGTCACAATTGTGGGCATAGTAAATGTTACTGCAAAATTAGCTTATTGGTTCGATCGTTATATTGTTGATGGAGTCGTTAATTTAGTGGGTTTAAGCACTATTTTTGGTGGACAAGCCTTAAAATATAGCACATCTGGACAATCGCAATTGTATATTTTTTCTATTCTTTTAGGCTTAATATTTGTTGCTATTATTTTTGGTCTAACTCAGTTTTAG
- the tadA gene encoding tRNA adenosine(34) deaminase TadA, translated as MEELENHQYWMSQALIMAKEAGDRGDIPVGAIIVDNHNNLIAKASNQKELQKSAIAHAEILAINQANQKLGKWRLDNCTLYVTLEPCPMCIGAIIQARIKTLVYGVDDFKTGAVRTILNIPDSEVSNHRLQVFAGIQAVACGDLLKSWFNQLRQGKE; from the coding sequence ATGGAAGAATTAGAAAATCATCAATATTGGATGAGTCAAGCCTTAATTATGGCAAAAGAAGCAGGAGATAGAGGAGATATTCCTGTTGGGGCGATAATTGTCGATAATCACAATAATTTAATTGCAAAAGCGAGTAATCAGAAAGAACTACAAAAAAGTGCGATCGCCCATGCAGAAATTTTAGCGATAAATCAAGCTAATCAAAAGTTAGGCAAGTGGCGTTTAGATAATTGTACATTATATGTCACTCTTGAACCATGTCCCATGTGTATTGGTGCAATCATTCAAGCTAGAATCAAAACTCTTGTTTATGGGGTAGATGATTTCAAAACAGGTGCAGTGCGCACTATTTTAAACATTCCAGACAGTGAAGTTTCTAACCATCGCTTACAAGTTTTTGCAGGAATTCAAGCAGTCGCCTGTGGAGATTTATTGAAATCATGGTTTAATCAATTAAGACAAGGTAAAGAGTAA
- a CDS encoding DUF3611 family protein, with translation MTRESQITQSLPPAIQKVSRNLQLWGFWSFWLQLVLGIISAVTLLFATPALFEAKENTRGIQFGIFSAFISVLLLTVAIVLAFRYGKIGRKIENRDPALRPKKSETIRLIRIGLIFNLVGMLFAIIGAETLVGLALAKLLTLAPQLISPNPQQFVNSLDLLIIQANTNTITAHFTGIVTSLILLDRISN, from the coding sequence ATGACTAGAGAATCACAAATTACTCAATCTTTGCCTCCAGCAATTCAAAAAGTGTCTAGGAATCTCCAACTGTGGGGATTTTGGAGTTTTTGGTTACAGCTAGTCTTGGGGATTATTTCTGCAGTCACGCTTCTTTTTGCAACACCTGCGTTATTTGAAGCGAAAGAAAATACTAGGGGTATTCAGTTTGGCATTTTTTCGGCTTTTATCAGTGTATTGTTATTAACGGTTGCTATTGTTTTAGCTTTCCGTTATGGTAAAATAGGCAGGAAAATAGAAAATCGAGATCCTGCTCTACGTCCTAAGAAGTCGGAAACGATACGTTTAATAAGAATTGGTTTGATTTTTAATTTAGTGGGAATGCTGTTTGCTATTATTGGGGCGGAAACTCTAGTAGGCTTGGCTTTGGCAAAGTTATTAACTCTAGCACCTCAATTAATTAGCCCTAACCCTCAACAGTTTGTTAACTCTCTTGATTTATTGATTATTCAGGCAAATACTAATACTATTACTGCCCATTTTACAGGTATTGTGACATCTTTAATCTTACTCGATCGCATCAGCAATTAG
- a CDS encoding LysR family transcriptional regulator produces MIQATLHQLKVFETTARLGSFTKAAEELEITQPTVSSQVKQLTKTVGLPLFEQIGKQLYLTDAGKELLKTCQDVFSQLENFEMKVADLKGTKEGKLRLSVITTATYFMPRILGAFCQLYPNIDVALQVTNHEQMQQRMSNNQDDLYILSQPPEDMDLKSQPFIDNPLVMIARKDHPLATRQNISLEDLQSYPFIMRESGSGTRQAVQNLFKEHNISVKVRLELGSNEAIKQAILGDLGISVLSKHTLTTACHEDLTILDVQHFPISRHWYINYLSGKQLSVIAQTFLDFLLDRTQLMEV; encoded by the coding sequence TTGATACAAGCCACCCTACATCAATTAAAAGTATTTGAAACCACTGCGAGACTAGGCAGTTTTACCAAAGCCGCAGAGGAGTTAGAAATAACCCAACCCACCGTATCTAGTCAAGTGAAGCAGTTAACAAAAACCGTTGGTTTACCTTTATTTGAACAAATTGGCAAGCAACTTTATCTCACCGATGCGGGAAAAGAATTATTAAAAACCTGTCAAGATGTCTTTTCTCAGTTGGAAAACTTTGAGATGAAAGTCGCTGATTTAAAAGGCACGAAAGAAGGTAAATTACGTTTATCCGTGATTACTACAGCTACCTATTTTATGCCTCGTATTTTAGGGGCTTTTTGTCAACTCTATCCAAATATTGATGTCGCTCTACAAGTTACAAATCATGAGCAGATGCAACAAAGGATGAGTAATAATCAAGATGATTTATATATTTTAAGTCAACCGCCAGAGGATATGGATTTAAAAAGTCAACCTTTTATTGATAATCCCTTAGTTATGATAGCAAGAAAGGATCATCCTTTGGCTACCCGTCAAAATATTTCTCTTGAGGATTTACAATCTTATCCTTTTATTATGCGCGAATCTGGTTCGGGTACACGTCAAGCTGTACAAAATTTGTTCAAGGAGCATAATATCAGTGTTAAGGTGCGATTGGAATTAGGTAGTAATGAGGCAATTAAACAAGCAATTTTAGGTGATTTAGGAATTTCTGTATTGTCTAAACATACCCTAACTACTGCTTGTCATGAGGATTTAACTATTTTAGATGTTCAACATTTTCCCATTTCTCGACACTGGTATATTAACTATTTGAGTGGAAAACAATTATCAGTTATCGCACAAACTTTCCTCGATTTCTTATTAGATAGAACCCAGTTAATGGAGGTTTAA